One Corynebacterium tuberculostearicum DNA window includes the following coding sequences:
- a CDS encoding Rv1157c family protein: MSHARTTWRLSGRTGYIAAATAALIGLASPLVAPAQASAPDLSSLVQQASSHSPLDELGRPNQETQDRIRAFAAQPWIPEDVRNAILSGLAFFAGGGDGKDGVAMPEGNNPNFRQFYWPTVSAHCIDGTSDAMGSAIAVPGPTEMPAPGAKPGETVFLFTALGTPPAAREQGGMNVQWFNLDTLRSGVTPLNNNGINQDGPTTLSGTAQTGKGTVIALLSGGVNTQESRCNFAPTAAFLEVK, translated from the coding sequence GTGAGCCACGCCCGCACCACCTGGCGCCTGTCCGGCCGCACCGGTTATATCGCCGCTGCCACGGCCGCGCTCATCGGCCTCGCCTCTCCCCTCGTCGCCCCAGCGCAGGCTTCCGCACCGGATCTTTCTTCCTTGGTGCAGCAGGCGTCCTCCCATAGCCCACTGGACGAGCTCGGCCGCCCCAACCAGGAAACCCAGGACCGCATCCGCGCTTTTGCGGCACAACCGTGGATTCCCGAGGATGTTCGCAACGCTATCCTCTCGGGCCTCGCGTTCTTCGCCGGCGGCGGCGATGGCAAGGACGGGGTAGCCATGCCGGAGGGCAATAACCCGAACTTCCGCCAGTTCTACTGGCCCACGGTCTCCGCACACTGCATCGACGGCACCAGCGATGCCATGGGCTCGGCCATCGCCGTTCCCGGCCCCACCGAAATGCCGGCACCGGGCGCAAAGCCCGGTGAAACCGTATTCCTCTTCACCGCTCTTGGCACCCCACCGGCCGCGCGCGAACAAGGCGGGATGAACGTGCAGTGGTTCAACCTTGACACCCTGCGCAGCGGTGTCACCCCACTGAATAACAATGGCATCAATCAGGACGGCCCTACCACCTTGTCCGGCACCGCCCAGACCGGCAAGGGCACCGTCATCGCGCTGCTTTCTGGCGGCGTGAACACCCAGGAATCCCGCTGCAATTTTGCCCCGACCGCCGCCTTCCTTGAGGTGAAGTAG
- a CDS encoding DUF402 domain-containing protein yields MPVDLHPVKRETFNTAEYTNTDPKGFLREVDTYTETDFGLYMARGADHPRFGYLESWLLPDLNLRANIFHFRPGVDVDQDFYIDVAEIQRDGTVWTTRDLYVDLVATRGEPISVLDIDELSAATSAGLISAEDAEKAIDTTLAAVEGITRSGDDAMAWLAHQGIHLTWSDNITLTPEG; encoded by the coding sequence ATGCCGGTGGATCTCCATCCGGTCAAGCGCGAGACCTTTAATACCGCCGAGTACACCAATACCGATCCCAAGGGATTCCTGCGCGAGGTCGACACGTACACCGAGACGGATTTCGGCCTCTACATGGCTCGCGGCGCCGATCACCCGCGCTTTGGTTACCTGGAATCGTGGCTGCTGCCCGATCTCAACCTGCGCGCCAATATCTTCCATTTCCGCCCCGGTGTAGACGTCGACCAGGACTTTTATATTGATGTGGCCGAAATCCAACGCGATGGCACGGTGTGGACCACCCGCGACCTTTATGTGGATCTAGTAGCCACGCGCGGCGAGCCCATTTCCGTGCTCGATATTGATGAACTCTCTGCCGCTACCTCCGCCGGCTTGATTTCTGCCGAAGACGCCGAGAAAGCGATCGACACTACACTTGCCGCGGTCGAGGGCATTACTCGCAGCGGTGATGATGCGATGGCTTGGTTGGCGCATCAGGGAATACACTTAACGTGGTCCGATAACATCACCCTAACCCCAGAAGGATAA
- a CDS encoding DUF808 domain-containing protein, which produces MAGGLFALLDDVALIARSAASSVDDVAALAGKTSVKAAGVVVDDAAVTPQYVEGIKPQRELPMIWRITKGSLINKLVIILPIAMILSWIAPWALTPILMCGGTYLCFEGAEKILHHLLPHREKETESVQEKGADAEDSLVKSAITTDLILSAEIMVISLNEVINEPFWMRLGALIFVGILLTLGVYGAVGLLVKMDDIGMALNKRHNGKSTVGNALVKGMPIVLDIIGVIGTAAMLWVGGHIVVKGLHEFGMDQPHEFIASVTEKISNGALAWLADTGMSMVCGLVLGVVVATIVMAVKASFGKTSATSAQPAEA; this is translated from the coding sequence ATGGCTGGTGGCCTTTTTGCCCTGCTTGACGACGTCGCCCTGATCGCCCGCTCCGCTGCCTCTAGCGTTGACGATGTGGCCGCCCTTGCGGGTAAGACCTCCGTAAAGGCCGCAGGTGTGGTAGTCGATGATGCTGCCGTAACCCCACAATACGTGGAGGGAATTAAGCCCCAGCGCGAGCTGCCGATGATCTGGCGCATCACCAAGGGCTCGCTTATCAATAAGCTCGTCATCATCTTGCCCATCGCGATGATCCTCTCCTGGATCGCCCCCTGGGCACTTACTCCCATCTTGATGTGTGGCGGTACCTATCTGTGCTTCGAAGGCGCGGAAAAAATTCTGCATCACCTTCTACCCCACCGAGAGAAGGAAACTGAATCAGTCCAGGAAAAGGGCGCAGACGCCGAAGATAGCTTGGTCAAGTCCGCGATTACCACTGACCTCATCTTGTCTGCCGAGATCATGGTTATTTCCCTAAATGAGGTCATCAACGAGCCATTCTGGATGCGCCTGGGAGCCCTCATCTTTGTCGGCATCTTGCTGACCCTGGGCGTCTATGGCGCCGTTGGCCTCTTGGTCAAGATGGACGATATTGGCATGGCCCTTAATAAGCGCCACAATGGCAAGTCCACGGTGGGCAACGCCTTGGTCAAGGGCATGCCGATCGTTCTCGATATCATCGGCGTCATCGGTACCGCCGCCATGCTGTGGGTAGGCGGCCACATCGTGGTCAAGGGCCTGCACGAATTCGGTATGGATCAGCCACATGAATTCATCGCGTCCGTAACTGAGAAGATCTCCAATGGCGCCCTGGCGTGGCTGGCAGATACCGGCATGTCCATGGTCTGCGGCCTGGTGCTAGGCGTAGTGGTTGCCACCATCGTGATGGCGGTCAAGGCCTCCTTTGGCAAGACCTCGGCCACCTCCGCCCAGCCGGCGGAGGCTTAA
- the zupT gene encoding zinc transporter ZupT yields MTFSTFAFAFALVLLSGLSTSIGGALAVGRRQPGPAFMAAALGLSAGVMLYVSFMEILPEGIAQLSDALGGETTGTWAAVGAFFAGIAVIAIIDRLVPEEINPHEPATTAEEARRKKLMKTGVFTACALGLHNFPEGFATFLSGLESKEVAVPVAVAIAIHNIPEGIAVAVPLREATGSRKKAFWWATLSGLAEPLGALIGFGLLMPVIGPATMGISFAAIAGIMVFISLDELLPTAEETGEHHHAIYGLIAGMAVMAVSLMLFM; encoded by the coding sequence ATGACTTTTAGTACCTTTGCCTTTGCCTTCGCCTTGGTGCTGCTGTCGGGTCTATCGACCTCGATTGGCGGCGCTTTGGCGGTGGGAAGGCGCCAGCCTGGGCCGGCTTTTATGGCCGCTGCACTGGGGCTTTCGGCCGGCGTGATGCTGTATGTCTCCTTTATGGAGATCCTGCCGGAAGGCATTGCGCAGCTTTCCGACGCCCTCGGCGGCGAAACCACCGGCACCTGGGCCGCCGTCGGGGCGTTCTTTGCTGGCATCGCCGTCATCGCCATCATTGACCGGCTCGTGCCGGAGGAGATTAATCCCCATGAGCCGGCCACCACGGCCGAAGAAGCTCGCCGCAAGAAGCTAATGAAAACTGGCGTATTTACCGCCTGCGCGCTGGGCCTGCACAATTTCCCCGAGGGGTTTGCCACCTTCCTATCCGGCCTGGAATCTAAGGAAGTTGCGGTGCCGGTGGCGGTGGCCATCGCCATTCACAATATTCCGGAAGGCATTGCGGTGGCTGTTCCGCTGCGCGAGGCCACTGGCTCCCGCAAGAAGGCCTTTTGGTGGGCCACCTTGTCTGGACTGGCCGAGCCGCTCGGCGCGCTCATTGGCTTTGGCCTTCTCATGCCGGTCATTGGGCCGGCGACGATGGGTATTAGTTTCGCCGCCATCGCCGGCATTATGGTCTTCATCTCGCTGGATGAGCTATTGCCCACCGCTGAGGAGACCGGCGAGCACCATCACGCTATCTACGGCTTGATTGCCGGCATGGCCGTGATGGCGGTTTCGCTGATGCTGTTTATGTAG
- a CDS encoding BCCT family transporter, with amino-acid sequence MRGVNNSEESKKRTRNAKRILKDIMYPHNIHPALVPGVSIEDQKVKYGVDKPILFVVGGLVVAFVIWGVIAPEQVFDASSAALDWVMRNLGWIFTALATFLMFLLIILAFSKYGKIPLGLDGEKPEFSTVSWAAMLFGAGIGIGIIFFGPFEPLSYYLSPRPGAYEAASDEAVLGAMAQAAMHWGINAWAIYAIVGLCVAYVSFRRGRVPLMSSILMPLFGNRSSDSLPARIIDGLAIIATLFGTAATLGIGALQIGRGVELVSGWSTTGNTAALVIIVVLSIGTIFSAVSGVAKGIRWLSNINLVLAMALALFFFVVGPTVFLANMLPAVVIEYLDEMPQMLSANMGQGEDMVAFLSSWTTFYWAWWVSWSPFVGVFVAKISRGRTIRQFVLGVLLIPSAIIVAAYTILGGTTIWLQRRDGDIAPDGTIDSMPAAEDIFFKVLDHFPGAEWMAPIVIVMLVVFFITTADSASIVNSQLTQRGNPKPNPVVTVFWVVCMAGIAVVILLAGGRNALQGLQNLITVTALPFAVIIVLMCIALVRELRHDPASIRHFYEGEAVSNAIVRGVRDYGDNFALSIEPTDGDYATGAHFNSTAAEVTDWYARTDEEGRAVGYDYEAGEYVDNDPSIKNGEFISPVPEDKKES; translated from the coding sequence ATGCGTGGGGTAAATAATTCGGAGGAAAGCAAAAAGCGTACCCGCAACGCCAAGCGCATCTTAAAGGACATTATGTACCCGCATAATATCCACCCCGCGCTGGTACCGGGCGTCTCCATTGAGGACCAGAAGGTCAAGTACGGCGTGGATAAACCGATCCTCTTTGTGGTCGGCGGACTGGTCGTCGCCTTCGTAATCTGGGGTGTGATTGCGCCCGAGCAGGTCTTCGATGCTTCTTCGGCAGCGCTCGATTGGGTGATGCGCAACTTGGGCTGGATCTTTACCGCCCTCGCGACGTTCCTGATGTTTTTGCTCATCATCTTGGCTTTTTCAAAGTACGGCAAAATCCCTCTCGGGCTAGATGGGGAGAAGCCGGAATTTTCTACGGTGAGCTGGGCGGCGATGCTCTTTGGTGCCGGCATTGGCATCGGCATTATCTTCTTCGGCCCCTTTGAGCCGCTGAGCTACTACCTTTCGCCGCGCCCAGGCGCTTATGAGGCCGCGAGCGATGAAGCGGTGCTCGGAGCGATGGCGCAGGCCGCCATGCACTGGGGCATTAATGCCTGGGCAATCTACGCCATCGTGGGCCTGTGCGTGGCCTACGTGTCCTTCCGCCGCGGCCGCGTGCCGCTGATGAGCTCCATCCTGATGCCGCTCTTTGGCAATCGCTCCTCTGATTCCCTGCCCGCGCGCATCATCGATGGCCTGGCCATTATTGCCACTCTCTTCGGCACCGCCGCCACGCTGGGCATCGGTGCGCTGCAGATCGGCCGCGGCGTGGAATTGGTCAGCGGCTGGTCCACCACCGGCAATACTGCGGCGCTGGTGATCATCGTGGTGCTGTCCATCGGAACGATCTTTTCGGCCGTCTCCGGCGTGGCCAAGGGCATTCGGTGGCTCTCCAATATCAACTTGGTGTTGGCCATGGCGCTGGCCCTGTTCTTCTTCGTCGTGGGGCCGACCGTCTTCTTGGCCAATATGCTGCCGGCCGTGGTGATTGAATATCTCGATGAAATGCCCCAGATGCTCTCTGCCAATATGGGCCAGGGGGAAGACATGGTTGCGTTCCTGTCCTCCTGGACCACCTTCTACTGGGCTTGGTGGGTATCGTGGTCGCCATTCGTGGGCGTCTTCGTAGCCAAGATTTCGCGCGGGCGAACCATCCGCCAGTTCGTGCTCGGTGTGTTGCTTATTCCCTCGGCCATCATTGTTGCCGCTTATACCATCCTGGGCGGTACCACCATTTGGCTGCAGCGCCGCGATGGCGATATCGCCCCAGATGGCACTATTGATTCCATGCCGGCGGCAGAAGACATCTTTTTCAAGGTCTTGGACCACTTCCCAGGGGCGGAGTGGATGGCGCCCATCGTCATCGTCATGCTGGTGGTCTTCTTCATTACCACGGCTGACTCCGCATCCATTGTGAACTCCCAGCTCACCCAGCGCGGCAACCCCAAGCCCAACCCGGTCGTTACGGTCTTTTGGGTGGTATGTATGGCTGGCATTGCCGTGGTCATTTTGCTCGCCGGCGGCCGTAATGCGCTGCAGGGTCTGCAGAACCTTATTACGGTGACGGCGTTGCCTTTCGCGGTCATCATCGTGCTTATGTGCATAGCGTTGGTGCGCGAGCTGCGCCATGATCCTGCCTCCATTCGTCATTTCTACGAGGGCGAAGCGGTCTCTAATGCGATCGTGCGGGGCGTGCGCGATTATGGCGATAACTTTGCCCTGTCTATCGAGCCGACAGACGGCGACTACGCAACGGGCGCGCACTTTAACTCCACTGCGGCAGAGGTGACCGATTGGTACGCGCGCACGGACGAAGAAGGCCGCGCCGTGGGCTATGACTACGAGGCGGGCGAGTATGTGGACAACGATCCATCTATCAAGAATGGCGAGTTCATCTCTCCGGTGCCGGAAGATAAGAAAGAAAGTTAA
- the selB gene encoding selenocysteine-specific translation elongation factor: MYVVATAGHVDHGKSTLVRALTEMDPDRWEEEKRRGLTIDLGFAWTTLPSGADVAFVDVPGHEKFLGNMLAGVGPAPVVLFVVAADEGWQAQSTDHRDALRALGVKHGIIALTRSDRATVDRTAEIRTQLAGTPLADAPIIPVSAPTGDGIAALRQALDEVLATVPAPDEQAPVRLWVDRAFSVKGAGTVVTGTLAAGTLRVGDSLKAATAGGERAVEIRGLHSENRAQDSLGPVTRAAVNLRGVDAADIHRGDVLLTPGAWRMVNHLDVRRTFGAELDALPDNLVIHTGTAGVEAHLRPLSADFARLSLAHPLPLQLLDRFVVRSPGGRHVVTGVEAVDLRPPELNRRGAARRRAEELSTQDSFRDPASYLRRVGFARVDGLARDGFTTAAPPQGIIAFRDWWIAASQVTRWKQSLIDALHAHTAAHPLAPGMPRKAAMDALGLQEEGLLGLAIAAAKAESSEGVLRLPGQRADLGAAERGVAAIEERLKAEPFAAPEADDLTELGLGPKELAAAERAGRLLRLRQGIVLLPSAPEEARRRLSELEQPFTLSAARKALGTTRRVAIPLLEYLDAQRITRRGDGGQRTLR; this comes from the coding sequence GTGTACGTCGTCGCTACTGCCGGCCATGTGGACCACGGCAAATCCACCCTGGTCCGGGCTCTTACGGAGATGGACCCGGACCGCTGGGAGGAAGAAAAGCGCCGCGGCCTGACCATTGATTTGGGGTTTGCCTGGACCACGCTGCCTTCTGGCGCGGATGTGGCTTTCGTAGATGTGCCCGGCCATGAAAAATTCCTGGGCAATATGCTCGCTGGCGTGGGCCCAGCCCCGGTCGTCCTCTTCGTGGTGGCGGCCGATGAGGGATGGCAGGCCCAGTCCACCGACCACCGCGATGCCTTGCGTGCGCTGGGAGTAAAGCATGGCATTATTGCGCTAACTCGCAGCGACCGCGCCACCGTGGACCGCACCGCAGAAATCCGAACGCAGCTGGCCGGCACCCCGCTTGCCGACGCCCCCATTATCCCCGTATCCGCCCCTACCGGCGACGGCATTGCGGCGCTGCGGCAGGCGCTCGATGAGGTCCTTGCCACTGTGCCCGCTCCCGATGAGCAGGCACCCGTGCGCCTGTGGGTGGACCGCGCCTTTAGCGTGAAGGGCGCGGGCACCGTGGTGACCGGAACGCTTGCCGCGGGCACTCTGCGCGTGGGCGATAGCCTTAAGGCGGCCACGGCTGGTGGGGAAAGGGCCGTGGAGATCCGTGGCCTGCATAGTGAAAATCGCGCGCAGGATTCACTCGGCCCCGTCACCCGCGCGGCCGTCAATCTGCGTGGGGTGGACGCTGCCGATATCCACCGCGGCGACGTGCTGCTTACCCCAGGTGCGTGGCGCATGGTGAACCACCTGGATGTCCGCCGCACCTTTGGCGCGGAGCTCGATGCGCTTCCCGATAACCTCGTCATCCACACCGGTACCGCCGGAGTCGAGGCTCACCTGCGGCCGCTGTCCGCCGATTTCGCGCGTCTCAGCCTGGCGCATCCGTTGCCGCTGCAGCTCCTTGATCGCTTCGTAGTGCGCAGCCCTGGTGGCCGGCACGTCGTCACTGGGGTAGAAGCCGTAGATCTCCGCCCGCCGGAGCTTAACCGGCGCGGTGCCGCCCGCCGCCGCGCAGAAGAGCTCAGCACCCAGGACTCATTCCGGGATCCTGCCTCTTACCTGCGCCGCGTCGGCTTCGCCCGGGTGGATGGCCTAGCTCGCGACGGCTTTACCACAGCGGCGCCGCCGCAAGGCATTATCGCCTTCCGCGACTGGTGGATTGCCGCCTCCCAAGTTACGCGGTGGAAGCAATCGCTTATCGACGCCCTGCATGCCCACACCGCCGCACATCCCCTGGCACCGGGAATGCCCCGCAAGGCTGCCATGGACGCCCTCGGCCTGCAAGAAGAAGGCTTGCTGGGGCTAGCCATCGCCGCTGCGAAGGCGGAAAGCAGCGAGGGAGTGTTGCGCCTTCCCGGGCAGCGGGCGGACCTCGGCGCGGCGGAGCGTGGGGTCGCTGCCATCGAGGAAAGGCTAAAGGCAGAACCCTTTGCGGCACCCGAGGCAGATGACCTAACGGAGCTGGGCCTGGGCCCAAAGGAACTTGCCGCCGCCGAGCGCGCCGGGCGCCTCCTGCGCCTCAGGCAGGGAATCGTGCTCTTGCCCTCGGCACCGGAGGAAGCGCGCCGGCGCCTTAGCGAACTGGAGCAGCCCTTTACGCTTTCGGCAGCCCGTAAAGCGCTGGGCACTACGCGACGGGTAGCCATCCCGCTGCTGGAATACCTCGACGCCCAGCGGATTACTCGCCGCGGCGACGGGGGCCAACGCACATTGCGTTAG
- the selA gene encoding L-seryl-tRNA(Sec) selenium transferase — MPTPTPAASPDPRRNIPRMDELLQLPEVESARHRLAEHTIRAIIQGAVTQARRGQLPVSDIPAEIAQRLEQKNAHSLQPVINATGVIIHTNLGRAPLPGAAVEALHAAASYTDVEMDLDSGKRSRNRGTGATAALLAACPGAEDALVVNNGASALLLATAALAPGKEVIISRGELIEIGAGFRLPELIESTATRLKEIGATNRTHLADYERALGVNTGAILKVHPSNFRIEGFTSAVGVEELHRLAVEHDTRLIVDLGSGLLTHDPALPEEPDIQAQLRAGADIVIASGDKLLGGPQAGILLGTKEAIAAVKKHPLARAVRIDKLRLNALEAAISTPSNAVQDALHLDPQTHRERTEAIAQAVGAEVVPHDGRVGGGGAPEYPLPGYAVSLPEHYADALRRQDPPVVGRVHQGRCLVDIRCVPAHHDATVIAAIKAVG, encoded by the coding sequence GTGCCCACGCCCACGCCTGCTGCCAGCCCGGATCCCCGCAGGAATATCCCCCGCATGGACGAGCTACTCCAGCTGCCGGAAGTAGAATCCGCGCGCCACCGCCTAGCCGAGCACACCATCCGCGCGATAATCCAGGGCGCAGTCACCCAAGCGCGCCGCGGTCAGCTGCCGGTCAGCGATATACCCGCAGAAATTGCGCAGCGCCTGGAACAAAAGAATGCGCATTCCCTGCAGCCGGTCATTAACGCCACCGGCGTCATCATTCATACGAACCTAGGGCGTGCCCCGCTTCCCGGCGCCGCGGTAGAGGCCCTGCACGCCGCTGCCTCCTATACGGATGTGGAAATGGACCTGGACTCGGGCAAGCGATCCAGAAATCGCGGTACCGGCGCCACGGCAGCGCTGCTCGCAGCCTGCCCCGGTGCAGAAGATGCCCTCGTGGTCAATAACGGCGCTAGTGCCCTGTTGCTGGCCACCGCTGCGCTCGCTCCCGGCAAAGAGGTCATCATCTCGCGCGGCGAGCTCATTGAGATCGGTGCGGGCTTTCGCCTGCCGGAGCTCATCGAGTCCACGGCCACGCGCCTTAAAGAAATTGGGGCGACTAACCGTACGCACCTGGCCGACTACGAGCGCGCGCTGGGCGTCAACACCGGCGCCATCTTGAAGGTGCACCCTTCCAATTTCCGCATCGAGGGCTTTACCTCCGCAGTCGGGGTAGAGGAACTGCACCGCCTAGCGGTGGAGCACGATACGCGACTCATCGTGGACTTGGGCTCCGGCCTGCTCACCCATGACCCGGCGCTGCCAGAAGAACCAGATATCCAGGCTCAGCTGCGCGCCGGGGCCGATATCGTCATAGCCTCCGGCGATAAGCTACTTGGTGGCCCGCAGGCAGGAATCTTGCTCGGCACCAAGGAAGCGATTGCCGCGGTGAAGAAGCACCCGCTGGCGCGTGCGGTGCGCATAGATAAGCTGCGCCTCAACGCGCTGGAGGCGGCCATTTCGACGCCCTCGAATGCGGTGCAGGACGCCCTCCACCTCGATCCTCAGACCCACCGCGAGCGCACGGAAGCCATCGCGCAGGCAGTTGGGGCAGAAGTGGTGCCTCATGATGGCCGCGTGGGCGGTGGCGGGGCGCCCGAATACCCGCTGCCGGGCTATGCAGTGAGCCTGCCTGAGCACTATGCGGACGCGCTGCGCCGCCAGGACCCGCCCGTGGTAGGCCGCGTGCATCAGGGCCGCTGCTTGGTGGATATTCGCTGCGTTCCCGCTCACCACGACGCCACGGTTATTGCCGCTATTAAGGCGGTGGGCTAG
- the selD gene encoding selenide, water dikinase SelD, with product MTEDIKLTSFAAGGGCACKIPAGQLESAVEGLIGKADPNVLVGLDDGDDAAAVKIQDGLAVISTADFFTPMLNDPYDWGRVAAANALSDVYAMGGTPVTAINLVGWPNEKLGLDVLREVLRGGMDIATEAGISITGGHSITAPEPLYGMAATGIVAPDKLMRNDAAKAGLPITLTKPIGVGILNNKHKATGEVSQAAVDSMTALNREAAHAAVEAGVRAATDVTGFGLLGHLYKMCRASGIAAELDFSAVPTIESAKEALAEGFIPGGSRRNLDWVRPHLDSSLSEEELVLLADAQTSGGLLLIGEVPGYPVIGHTTERTGDAFIKA from the coding sequence ATGACCGAAGATATTAAGCTCACCTCTTTTGCCGCCGGCGGCGGCTGCGCTTGTAAGATCCCCGCTGGCCAGCTCGAATCCGCCGTCGAGGGCCTCATTGGCAAGGCCGACCCCAACGTGCTGGTTGGCTTGGACGATGGCGACGATGCCGCGGCCGTCAAGATTCAAGATGGTCTGGCGGTTATCTCCACCGCTGACTTTTTTACTCCTATGCTCAATGATCCTTATGACTGGGGACGGGTGGCCGCGGCCAATGCACTCTCTGATGTCTACGCCATGGGCGGTACCCCGGTTACCGCCATCAACCTCGTGGGCTGGCCCAATGAAAAGCTTGGCCTGGATGTCCTGCGCGAGGTCTTGCGCGGCGGCATGGACATAGCCACCGAAGCCGGCATCTCCATTACCGGTGGCCATTCCATCACCGCCCCTGAGCCGCTCTACGGTATGGCCGCCACCGGTATCGTCGCCCCCGATAAGCTCATGCGAAACGACGCCGCTAAGGCTGGTCTTCCTATCACGCTGACCAAGCCCATCGGCGTAGGCATCCTCAATAACAAGCACAAGGCCACCGGCGAGGTATCCCAGGCCGCGGTAGATTCCATGACCGCCTTGAACCGCGAGGCCGCCCACGCCGCGGTGGAGGCGGGCGTACGCGCGGCCACCGATGTCACCGGCTTCGGGCTGCTCGGCCACTTGTACAAGATGTGCCGCGCCTCCGGCATCGCCGCCGAGCTCGATTTCTCCGCCGTGCCCACCATCGAGAGCGCAAAGGAAGCACTGGCAGAGGGCTTCATCCCCGGCGGTTCCCGCCGCAACCTGGACTGGGTGCGCCCACATCTCGATTCCTCTTTGAGCGAGGAAGAGCTAGTGCTGCTTGCCGACGCCCAAACTTCCGGCGGCCTCCTCCTCATCGGCGAGGTTCCCGGCTACCCCGTCATCGGCCATACCACCGAGCGCACCGGCGATGCGTTCATTAAGGCTTAA
- the nrfD gene encoding NrfD/PsrC family molybdoenzyme membrane anchor subunit, protein MSNFDEYRPPQPERRNRYRKFDGTKPKKKRKRPGAGAQDGSKEERMAQDFEFSSYYGRPVVKAPPWEWPIGAYLFLGGVSGGSGLLAAGAQAAGNAPLRRTTRISAFGAAAVGSVFLILDLGRPERALNMFRVFKVTSPMSMGSWILSGFASAAALPAAAEVDAATGHKLPLPKFVRTALKKSAGPAGAVAGVLGGPLAGYTAVLLSNTSNPVWNDMKKHLPYVFVSSAGAASSGLAMVTTPVEHAGPARALGMAAAASDLVATKVLEEGMEPEPREALHEGRPGALMKASECFIAAGGVGSAVAAVTKSRAVSVAAGLSLLAGSACTRFGVLNAGLEAVKNPETTIGPQKRRAEKRRREQGLDHDVVSPD, encoded by the coding sequence ATGAGCAACTTTGATGAGTATCGCCCACCGCAGCCGGAGCGACGCAATCGCTACCGGAAATTCGACGGTACAAAGCCGAAGAAGAAGCGGAAGCGGCCGGGCGCCGGCGCGCAGGACGGCTCCAAAGAGGAGCGCATGGCGCAGGACTTCGAGTTCTCGTCTTACTATGGCCGACCTGTGGTGAAGGCTCCGCCGTGGGAATGGCCTATCGGCGCCTACCTCTTTCTGGGCGGTGTGAGCGGTGGCTCGGGACTCTTGGCCGCTGGTGCACAGGCCGCGGGCAATGCACCGCTGCGGCGCACCACCCGTATCTCTGCCTTTGGCGCGGCGGCCGTGGGATCGGTCTTTTTGATTCTGGACTTGGGCCGCCCGGAACGCGCCCTGAACATGTTCCGCGTCTTCAAGGTGACCTCGCCAATGTCCATGGGCTCGTGGATTTTGTCGGGATTTGCCAGCGCGGCCGCGCTGCCGGCCGCCGCGGAAGTGGATGCGGCGACCGGCCACAAGCTGCCGTTGCCGAAGTTTGTGCGTACGGCGCTGAAGAAGTCGGCCGGGCCGGCGGGCGCGGTCGCGGGCGTACTCGGTGGTCCGCTCGCGGGCTATACCGCGGTATTGCTGTCTAATACCTCGAACCCGGTGTGGAATGACATGAAAAAGCACCTGCCGTATGTCTTCGTCTCCTCGGCGGGCGCGGCGTCGTCAGGCCTGGCTATGGTGACCACTCCGGTCGAGCACGCGGGACCGGCCCGCGCGTTGGGTATGGCCGCGGCGGCCAGCGATCTGGTGGCGACCAAGGTTCTTGAAGAAGGCATGGAGCCGGAGCCGCGCGAGGCGCTGCACGAGGGCAGGCCGGGCGCGTTGATGAAGGCCTCGGAATGCTTCATCGCGGCCGGCGGTGTCGGTAGTGCAGTGGCTGCGGTGACGAAGTCGCGGGCCGTCTCGGTAGCCGCGGGGCTCTCGCTCTTGGCAGGCTCGGCGTGCACGCGCTTTGGCGTGCTCAACGCTGGGCTGGAAGCGGTGAAGAATCCGGAGACCACCATCGGGCCGCAGAAGCGCCGGGCGGAAAAGCGCCGGCGCGAGCAGGGCCTCGACCACGATGTGGTGAGCCCGGACTAG